Proteins from a genomic interval of Indicator indicator isolate 239-I01 chromosome 1, UM_Iind_1.1, whole genome shotgun sequence:
- the ARL6 gene encoding ADP-ribosylation factor-like protein 6 isoform X1, with protein MGLFDKLAGWLGLKKKEVHVLCLGLDNSGKTTIINKLKPSNAQTQDIVPTIGFSIEKFKTSSLSFTVFDMSGQGRYRNLWEHYYKEGQAIIFVIDSSDKLRMVVAKEELDTLLNHPDIKHRRLPILFFANKMDLRDAISSVKVSQLLSLENIKDKPWHICASDALKGEGLQEGVDWLQDQIQATKT; from the exons ATGGGATTGTTTGACAAGCTAGCAGGATGGCTTGGgctgaagaaaaaggaggttcATGTTTTGTGCCTTGGCTTGGACAACAGCGGCAAAACAACAATCATAAATAAACTTAAACCTTCAAAT GCTCAAACTCAGGACATCGTTCCAACAATAGGATTCAGTATAGAGAAATTCAAGACATCGAG tttGTCTTTCACAGTGTTTGATATGTCAGGTCAAGGGAGATACAGAAACCTCTGGGAACATTATTACAA AGAAGGCCAAGCCATTATTTTTGTCATTGATAGCAGTGACAAATTAAGAATGGTTGTGGCCAAAGAAGAACTTGACACCCTTCTGAATCATCCAG ATATTAAGCACCGTCGACTACCTATTCTCTTCTTTGCTAACAAGATGGACCTCAGGGATGCAATATCATCTGTGAAAGTATCTCAGTTACTGTCGTTAGAAAACATCAAAGACAAGCCCTGGCATATCTG tgctAGTGATGCTCTTAAAGGAGAAGGATTACAAGAAGGTGTGGATTGGCTCCAAG ATCAGATCCAAGCAACGAAGACATGA
- the ARL6 gene encoding ADP-ribosylation factor-like protein 6 isoform X2 has translation MGLFDKLAGWLGLKKKEVHVLCLGLDNSGKTTIINKLKPSNAQTQDIVPTIGFSIEKFKTSSLSFTVFDMSGQGRYRNLWEHYYKEGQAIIFVIDSSDKLRMVVAKEELDTLLNHPDIKHRRLPILFFANKMDLRDAISSVKVSQLLSLENIKDKPWHICASDALKGEGLQEGVDWLQDQITQSDPSNEDMRDK, from the exons ATGGGATTGTTTGACAAGCTAGCAGGATGGCTTGGgctgaagaaaaaggaggttcATGTTTTGTGCCTTGGCTTGGACAACAGCGGCAAAACAACAATCATAAATAAACTTAAACCTTCAAAT GCTCAAACTCAGGACATCGTTCCAACAATAGGATTCAGTATAGAGAAATTCAAGACATCGAG tttGTCTTTCACAGTGTTTGATATGTCAGGTCAAGGGAGATACAGAAACCTCTGGGAACATTATTACAA AGAAGGCCAAGCCATTATTTTTGTCATTGATAGCAGTGACAAATTAAGAATGGTTGTGGCCAAAGAAGAACTTGACACCCTTCTGAATCATCCAG ATATTAAGCACCGTCGACTACCTATTCTCTTCTTTGCTAACAAGATGGACCTCAGGGATGCAATATCATCTGTGAAAGTATCTCAGTTACTGTCGTTAGAAAACATCAAAGACAAGCCCTGGCATATCTG tgctAGTGATGCTCTTAAAGGAGAAGGATTACAAGAAGGTGTGGATTGGCTCCAAG ATCAAATTACACA ATCAGATCCAAGCAACGAAGACATGAGAGATAAATAA